One segment of Salvia splendens isolate huo1 chromosome 20, SspV2, whole genome shotgun sequence DNA contains the following:
- the LOC121781951 gene encoding uncharacterized protein LOC121781951: protein MYEGRSHKSAVEFLWVGGQQLDPFVITSTEIAKEKFPGFPEKVLTWWEMNMLGYLNKYENPNRLLNIFDIVAALRAFKQSAPKYVEHILLKWLASCLGFKSEISRELLSEELLPTLSSRQLHLINIISRQVVLKEFITENVSGKEHVLEGLSGDKKEEINFWMDLLLSCEKELLLRLVSISISAITPPSNSAEEFSRVGGDGLP from the exons ATGTATGAGGGAAG ATCTCATAAATCTGCAGTTGAGTTCCTTTGGGTTGGAGGCCAACAATTGGACCCTTTTGTTATTACATCTACAGAGATAGCAAAGGAAAAATTTCCTGGATTCCCGGAGAAAGTACTGACTTGGTGGGAAATGAATATGCTTGGGTATCTGAACAAGTATGAGAACCCCAACAGGCTTCTGAACATTTTTGATATCGTGGCAGCTCTCCGAGCCTTCAAGCAGTCTGCACCCAAGTATGTAGAGCATATCCTGCTGAAATGGCTGGCATCTTGCTTAGGATTCAAGAGTGAAATATCTCGTGAATTATTATCTGAAGAACTTCTACCCACGCTCTCATCCCGTCAGTTGCACCTCATAAACATAATCAGCAGGCAAGTGGTGCTTAAAGAATTCATAACAGAGAACGTGAGTGGCAAAGAGCATGTATTAGAAGGCTTGAGTGGTGACAAGAAAGAAGAAATAAATTTTTGGATGGACTTACTACTTAGCTGTGAAAAAGAACTCTTGTTGAGGCTTGTCAGTATTAGTATTTCTGCCATAACCCCACCATCCAATTCAGCAGAAGAATTTTCCAGAGTTGGAGGTGATGGATTGCCATAG